A window from Peromyscus eremicus chromosome 5, PerEre_H2_v1, whole genome shotgun sequence encodes these proteins:
- the LOC131910498 gene encoding 3-alpha-hydroxysteroid dehydrogenase, producing the protein MSSVSQRVALNDGHFIPVLGFGTTVPQKVPKSELIKATKIAIDAGFRHFDSAYLYEIEEEVGQAIRSKIADGTVKREDIFYTSKLWSTFHRPELVRSCLEMSLKKAQLDYVDLYIIHFPMALQPGDKLFPKDEHGNLLVDPVDLCDTWEAMEKCKDAGLAKSIGVSNFNRRQLEMILNKPGLKYKPVCNQVECHVYLNQSKMLDYCKSKDIALVAYCTLGSSRDAVWVDQKSPVLLDDPVLCAMAKKYKQTPALVALRYLLQRGIVVLARSFNEKRIKENMQVFEFQLTSEDMKVLDGLNRNLRYNSGVVFNGHPNHPFTDEY; encoded by the exons ATGAGTTCTGTATCTCAGCGTGTGGCACTAAACGATGGTCACTTCATCCCTGTACTGGGGTTCGGAACCACTGTGCCTCAGAAG GTTCCTAAGAGTGAACTTATCAAGGCTACCAAAATAGCTATAGATGCTGGATTCCGGCATTTTGATTCTGCATATTTGTATGagatagaagaggaagtaggaCAGGCCATTAGAAGCAAGATTGCAGATGGCACTGTGAAGAGAGAAGATATATTCTATACTTCAAAG CTCTGGAGCACTTTCCATCGACCAGAATTGGTTCGGTCTTGCTTGGAAATGTCACTGAAGAAAGCCCAATTGGACTATGTTGATCTGTACATTATTCATTTCCCAATGGCTTTGCAG CCTGGAGATAAACTTTTTCCAAAAGACGAACATGGAAATCTGTTGGTAGaccctgtggatctctgtgacacaTGGGAG gccatggagaagtgtAAGGATGCAGGGTTGGCCAAGTCCATTGGGGTGTCCAACTTTAACCGCAGGCAGCTGGAGATGATCCTGAACAAGCCAGGGCTCAAGTACAAGCCTGTGTGCAATCAG GTAGAGTGTCATGTTTATCTGAACCAGAGCAAAATGCTGGACTATTGTAAGTCAAAAGATATCGCTCTTGTTGCCTACTGTACTTTGGGAAGTTCACGAGATGCAGTATG GGTGGACCAAAAGAGTCCAGTTCTCTTAGATGATCCAGTTCTTTGTGCCATGGCCAAAAAGTACAAGCAAACACCAGCGTTGGTTGCCCTTCGTTACTTGTTGCAGCGTGGGATTGTAGTCCTGGCCAGGAGTTTCAATGAGAAGCGGATCAAAGAGAACATGCAG GTTTTTGAATTCCAGTTGACTTCAGAGGACATGAAAGTCCTAGATGGCTTGAACAGAAATTTAAGATACAATTCTGGAGTTGT TTTTAATGGACATCCCAATCATCCATTTACTGATGAATATTAA